From Toxorhynchites rutilus septentrionalis strain SRP chromosome 2, ASM2978413v1, whole genome shotgun sequence, a single genomic window includes:
- the LOC129766368 gene encoding uncharacterized protein LOC129766368: MDKLKCFATLPPFSYADVPLAERRSKWHVWKRGFEICLRASKVTDAIEKKDLLLAQGSGQATTEPSIPDNVEQSDDLPIDGPQKPEETANAEAAAVMQQSGSEDDSANRGRSQRTIRLPRRYNECFMKY, translated from the exons ATGGATAAGCTGAAGTGTTTCGCGACCCTACCACCGTTCTCATACGCGGATGTGCCGCTGGCCGAACGCCGCAGTAAGTGGCATGTCTGGAAAAGAGGGTTTGAAATTTGTCTCCGTGCTTCCAAGGTGACGGATGCCATTGAAAAGAAAGATCTACTGCTTGCTCAAG GATCCGGCCAGGCTACAACAGAGCCTTCGATTCCGGATAATGTCGAGCAGTCTGATGATTTACCGATTGATGGACCGCAGAAGCCAGAGGAGACAGCTAACGCTGAAGCAGCTGCTGTCATGCAGCAGTCAGGATCCGAAGACGATTCTGCCAATCGTGGTAGATCTCAACGCACTATCAGGTTGCCGAGGCGTTACAATGAATGTTTTATGAAATATTAA